One genomic segment of Rivularia sp. PCC 7116 includes these proteins:
- a CDS encoding pentapeptide repeat-containing protein — protein sequence MTAEELLQRYAAGEREFTGINLNGANLSGLDLSEINFDCAELENANLSGANLSSAGLGSAQLIGANFSQANLKEAWLQSADLTGANFCGAFLEDANLGSADLADANFSGANLRNVFLSGSDCEKANFTQADLSGSDITETGLEEAILIGANLNNTRLHQTGFWNANLSRSSFFGAILDETSFKGANLTNANLKGVKPEPSLLSDPNYMSYFLKLVKQVFEDAIFCNTIMLDGSIRNDNCGDDS from the coding sequence ATGACTGCTGAGGAATTGTTGCAGCGTTATGCTGCTGGGGAAAGAGAATTTACCGGAATTAATTTAAATGGAGCTAACTTAAGTGGTCTTGATTTGAGTGAAATTAATTTTGATTGTGCAGAATTGGAAAATGCTAATCTAAGTGGTGCTAACTTGAGTAGTGCTGGCTTGGGTAGCGCTCAGTTGATTGGTGCTAACTTCAGTCAGGCTAACTTGAAAGAAGCTTGGTTGCAATCAGCCGATTTGACTGGAGCTAATTTTTGTGGAGCTTTCTTAGAAGATGCTAACTTAGGATCTGCTGATTTGGCTGATGCTAACTTTAGTGGAGCTAATTTGAGAAATGTATTTTTATCTGGAAGCGATTGTGAAAAAGCCAACTTCACTCAAGCTGACCTCAGCGGTTCTGATATCACTGAAACTGGTTTGGAAGAAGCTATCCTAATAGGAGCTAACCTGAATAATACTAGACTACATCAAACAGGGTTTTGGAATGCGAACCTTAGTAGAAGCAGTTTTTTTGGTGCTATTCTTGACGAAACCTCTTTTAAAGGAGCCAATCTCACTAATGCTAATTTGAAAGGTGTCAAACCAGAACCTAGTCTTTTAAGTGACCCCAATTACATGAGTTATTTCCTTAAATTAGTTAAACAAGTTTTTGAAGATGCAATTTTCTGCAACACTATCATGCTAGATGGAAGCATCCGAAATGATAATTGTGGAGATGATTCGTAA
- a CDS encoding A/G-specific DNA glycosylase — MNLNFDINQIKWFRRELLAWGEKHRRKFPWRNTKDAYAILVAEFMLQKTNAPLVAPLYKKFMEQYPTVEALAEAQFIDIKNILQPLGLAFRAERLYKTAKLLIEEYQGKVPNTEAELVKLPGVGKYTARSICANAFGQSKAVIDTNVARIFERFFGFEGGKVKSRCPLLWRKAEEIAPENNVGMWNLTLFDFGAGVCTAKNPSCGKCVLRERCDYVKQEKN; from the coding sequence AAATCAAATCAAATGGTTTCGTAGAGAATTATTAGCTTGGGGAGAAAAGCATCGTAGAAAATTTCCTTGGCGAAATACAAAAGATGCTTATGCTATTTTAGTCGCAGAATTTATGTTACAGAAGACTAACGCGCCTTTGGTTGCTCCTTTGTACAAGAAATTCATGGAGCAATATCCGACAGTTGAAGCGTTAGCAGAAGCACAATTTATAGATATCAAGAATATTTTACAGCCTTTAGGACTTGCATTTAGAGCCGAAAGATTATACAAAACAGCAAAATTATTAATTGAAGAATATCAAGGGAAAGTTCCAAATACGGAAGCAGAATTAGTCAAATTACCGGGAGTTGGTAAATATACAGCCCGCTCGATTTGTGCAAATGCATTTGGGCAAAGTAAAGCAGTGATTGACACTAATGTTGCGCGGATTTTCGAGCGCTTTTTTGGTTTTGAAGGTGGGAAAGTAAAATCTCGCTGTCCATTACTTTGGAGAAAAGCAGAGGAAATAGCTCCAGAAAATAATGTTGGGATGTGGAATCTGACGCTATTTGATTTTGGTGCGGGGGTTTGTACTGCGAAGAATCCAAGTTGTGGTAAATGTGTTTTGCGGGAGCGGTGTGATTATGTCAAGCAGGAAAAAAATTAA